The following are encoded in a window of Streptomyces sp. SAT1 genomic DNA:
- a CDS encoding DUF1707 SHOCT-like domain-containing protein, with the protein MDLQKQTAPPVTELRASDADRDRIADMLRDALAEGRLTADEHAERVEGVLNAKTVGELEVFVQDLPAAHQGRPAPAYAPRRPAEDGIPQQADENVVAVFSSATRRGRWRAGRRVHAYSVFGSVEIDLSEAVFEYQQVVIKAVSVFGDVQIRVPENVSLRGTGGGVLGNFEVDTLDATDPDAPVVYVDGWAVLGNVEARPKRGKLVADILDRVQRKLDRHVRKHL; encoded by the coding sequence GTGGACCTTCAGAAGCAGACCGCTCCCCCCGTCACGGAGCTGCGCGCCTCGGACGCCGACCGGGACCGCATCGCCGACATGCTGCGCGACGCCCTCGCCGAGGGCCGACTGACCGCGGACGAGCACGCCGAGCGCGTCGAGGGGGTGCTGAACGCGAAGACGGTGGGTGAGCTGGAGGTCTTCGTCCAGGACCTGCCCGCCGCCCACCAGGGCCGTCCCGCACCGGCGTACGCCCCCCGGCGCCCGGCCGAGGACGGCATACCCCAGCAGGCCGACGAGAACGTGGTGGCGGTGTTCAGCTCCGCCACCCGCCGGGGCCGCTGGCGCGCCGGGCGCAGAGTGCACGCCTACTCGGTCTTCGGCAGCGTCGAGATCGACCTCAGCGAGGCGGTCTTCGAGTACCAGCAGGTCGTCATCAAGGCCGTCTCGGTCTTCGGCGATGTCCAGATCCGGGTCCCGGAGAACGTCTCGTTGCGCGGCACCGGCGGCGGCGTCCTCGGCAACTTCGAGGTGGACACGCTGGACGCCACCGACCCCGACGCCCCCGTCGTCTACGTCGACGGCTGGGCCGTTCTCGGCAATGTGGAGGCGCGGCCCAAGCGCGGCAAGCTCGTCGCGGACATCCTCGACCGCGTGCAGCGCAAACTCGACAGGCATGTGCGCAAGCACCTGTGA
- a CDS encoding WhiB family transcriptional regulator codes for MLQPPPSSPQIAVVPAQRVPTRDRDQDAPWHTEAVCRRDEAGLFFAPSKEPTAARLSREEAAKRVCARCPVMVECREHALLQPEPYGVWGGLTAAERRVVLARRRRRDVELKNAARATGRIAAAG; via the coding sequence GTGCTGCAACCGCCGCCTTCGTCCCCGCAGATCGCCGTCGTTCCGGCCCAGCGGGTGCCGACGCGAGACAGGGACCAAGACGCACCCTGGCACACCGAGGCGGTGTGCAGGCGCGACGAGGCCGGGCTGTTCTTCGCGCCCTCGAAGGAGCCCACCGCCGCCCGGCTCTCGCGCGAGGAGGCCGCCAAGCGGGTCTGCGCCCGCTGTCCGGTGATGGTCGAGTGCCGCGAGCACGCGCTGCTCCAGCCCGAGCCGTACGGCGTCTGGGGCGGCCTGACCGCCGCCGAGCGCCGGGTCGTCCTGGCCCGCCGCCGCCGGCGCGACGTGGAGCTGAAGAACGCCGCCCGCGCCACGGGCCGCATAGCGGCGGCCGGCTGA
- a CDS encoding DUF6542 domain-containing protein, with translation MLVLGCLDALLLGGSPAVYGVLFLPVCVLTALWMRPGDVLTAPVVAPLGFTVGLLPVADGDSGVLGTLVGLVTGLATQALWLYGGTLLAGVVALVRRGAARGAAHGAERAASAAPARSRQRPRPVSSASTAAPSGSARMRGRTRR, from the coding sequence ATGCTCGTGCTCGGCTGCCTGGACGCACTGCTGCTGGGCGGTTCGCCCGCCGTCTACGGCGTGCTGTTCCTGCCGGTGTGCGTACTTACCGCGCTCTGGATGCGTCCGGGCGACGTGCTGACCGCGCCCGTGGTGGCGCCCCTCGGCTTCACCGTGGGCCTGCTGCCCGTGGCCGACGGCGACAGCGGTGTCCTCGGCACACTGGTGGGCCTGGTGACCGGCCTCGCCACCCAGGCGCTGTGGCTGTACGGCGGCACGCTGCTCGCGGGGGTCGTCGCGCTCGTACGGCGCGGTGCCGCACGGGGTGCCGCGCATGGTGCCGAGCGTGCTGCCTCCGCCGCCCCGGCCCGGTCCCGGCAGCGGCCTCGGCCGGTGTCCTCGGCCTCGACGGCGGCACCGTCCGGGTCCGCCCGCATGCGCGGCCGCACCCGCCGGTAG
- a CDS encoding 4-hydroxy-3-methylbut-2-enyl diphosphate reductase gives MGAMTATSGRRVLLAAPRGYCAGVDRAVIAVEKALEQYGAPVYVRHEIVHNKYVVQTLEKKGAIFVERTEEVPPGNIVMFSAHGVAPVVHEEAARGRLATIDATCPLVTKVHKEAVRFAKEDYDILLIGHEGHEEVIGTSGEAPDHITLVDGPEDVAKVEVRDPSRVVWLSQTTLSVDETMETVDALKEKFPQLISPPSDDICYATQNRQLAVKQMGAEADLVIVVGSRNSSNSKRLVEVAKLAGADQAYLVDFADEIDESWLEGVSTVGVTSGASVPEILVEQVLEWLGARGFEDVEIVKAAEESIIFSLPKELRRDLREEAATLATERGGSGTPED, from the coding sequence ATGGGGGCCATGACTGCTACGTCTGGCCGCCGTGTCCTGCTCGCCGCCCCCCGGGGCTACTGCGCGGGTGTGGACCGCGCCGTGATCGCCGTCGAGAAAGCCCTGGAGCAGTACGGGGCTCCGGTGTACGTCCGGCACGAGATCGTCCACAACAAGTACGTCGTGCAGACCCTGGAGAAGAAGGGCGCGATCTTCGTCGAGCGGACAGAGGAGGTGCCGCCGGGCAACATCGTGATGTTCTCGGCGCACGGCGTGGCACCCGTCGTGCACGAGGAGGCCGCGCGCGGCCGGCTCGCCACCATCGACGCCACCTGCCCCCTGGTCACCAAGGTCCACAAGGAGGCCGTCCGCTTCGCCAAGGAGGACTACGACATCCTCCTGATCGGCCACGAGGGCCACGAGGAGGTCATCGGCACCTCCGGCGAGGCCCCCGACCACATCACGCTCGTCGACGGCCCCGAGGACGTGGCGAAGGTCGAGGTGCGCGACCCGTCGCGGGTGGTGTGGCTCTCGCAGACCACGCTCTCCGTCGACGAGACGATGGAGACGGTCGACGCCCTCAAGGAGAAGTTCCCGCAGCTCATCTCGCCGCCCAGCGACGACATCTGCTACGCCACGCAGAACCGCCAGCTCGCCGTCAAGCAGATGGGCGCCGAGGCGGACCTCGTCATCGTGGTCGGCTCGCGCAACTCCTCCAACTCCAAGCGCCTGGTGGAGGTCGCCAAGCTCGCGGGCGCGGACCAGGCGTACCTGGTGGACTTCGCCGACGAGATCGACGAGTCCTGGCTGGAGGGTGTCAGCACGGTCGGTGTGACCTCGGGCGCCTCGGTGCCGGAGATCCTGGTCGAGCAGGTGCTCGAATGGCTCGGCGCACGCGGTTTCGAGGACGTGGAGATCGTCAAGGCGGCCGAGGAGTCCATCATCTTCTCGCTGCCCAAGGAGCTGCGCCGGGACCTGCGCGAGGAGGCGGCGACCCTGGCCACCGAGCGCGGCGGCTCGGGCACGCCGGAGGACTGA
- a CDS encoding DUF4245 domain-containing protein, whose protein sequence is MAGSNGKQKTVRGTILTLIVIVATAAVAYLFVPHDDHAPDIKRVDYRVELITARRAAAYPVAAPEGLPDTWKATSVRYRADEGDRWHLGFQDPDGQYVTVEQSTAKRKDFIDDASQGSRATKVTQEIAGRTWTRYTGGRYDALVNEGAKGATTVVAGTASFAQLTKMAEALKTS, encoded by the coding sequence GTGGCAGGCTCGAACGGCAAGCAGAAGACAGTCCGGGGCACGATCCTCACCCTGATCGTGATCGTGGCGACCGCGGCGGTCGCCTACCTCTTCGTCCCGCACGACGATCACGCCCCCGACATCAAGCGGGTCGACTACCGCGTGGAACTGATCACGGCACGCCGCGCCGCCGCCTACCCGGTGGCCGCGCCCGAGGGCCTGCCCGACACCTGGAAGGCCACCTCGGTCCGCTACCGCGCCGACGAGGGCGACCGCTGGCACCTCGGTTTTCAGGACCCCGACGGCCAGTACGTCACCGTCGAGCAGTCCACGGCCAAGCGCAAGGACTTCATCGACGACGCCAGCCAGGGCTCCCGGGCCACCAAGGTCACCCAGGAGATCGCCGGCCGCACCTGGACCCGGTACACCGGCGGCCGCTACGACGCCCTGGTCAACGAGGGCGCCAAGGGCGCCACCACGGTGGTCGCGGGCACCGCGTCCTTCGCACAGCTCACGAAGATGGCGGAGGCGCTGAAGACGTCCTGA
- the ppgK gene encoding polyphosphate--glucose phosphotransferase yields the protein MQIFGVDIGGSGIKGAPVDLDKGDLAQERHKVLTPRPATPDGVADGVREVVAHFGWTGPVGLTFPGVVTGGATVRTAANVDKSWIDTDARALFGDRLGGLPVTVVNDADAAGVAEMHFGAGQGRKGTVILLTFGTGIGSAVFVDGVLVPNTELGHLELDGHEAEKRASSKAKEDHDLSWEHWGHRVRAYLAHVEMLFSPELFVIGGGVSRKSHKFLPYLDGLRAEIVPARLQNNAGIVGAAMRAGESGAA from the coding sequence ATGCAGATCTTCGGTGTGGACATCGGCGGTTCGGGGATCAAGGGCGCCCCGGTGGACCTGGACAAGGGCGACCTGGCCCAGGAGCGTCACAAGGTGCTCACCCCGCGACCGGCGACGCCCGACGGGGTGGCCGACGGCGTCCGGGAGGTCGTCGCCCACTTCGGCTGGACCGGCCCGGTCGGTCTGACGTTCCCGGGCGTGGTCACCGGCGGTGCCACCGTCCGTACGGCGGCCAATGTCGACAAGAGCTGGATCGACACCGACGCGCGCGCGTTGTTCGGCGACCGGCTGGGCGGCCTGCCGGTGACGGTGGTCAACGACGCGGACGCGGCGGGCGTCGCCGAGATGCACTTCGGCGCGGGCCAGGGGCGCAAGGGCACGGTGATCCTGCTGACCTTCGGCACCGGCATCGGCAGCGCGGTCTTCGTCGACGGCGTCCTCGTCCCCAACACCGAGCTGGGCCACCTGGAGCTGGACGGCCACGAGGCGGAGAAGCGGGCCTCCAGCAAGGCCAAGGAGGACCACGACCTGTCCTGGGAGCACTGGGGCCACCGCGTCCGCGCGTACCTCGCCCATGTGGAGATGCTCTTCTCCCCCGAGCTGTTCGTCATCGGCGGCGGCGTCAGCCGCAAGTCCCACAAGTTCCTGCCCTACCTGGACGGCCTCCGCGCGGAGATCGTCCCGGCCCGCCTCCAGAACAACGCGGGCATCGTGGGCGCGGCGATGCGGGCGGGGGAGAGCGGGGCGGCGTAG
- the xseA gene encoding exodeoxyribonuclease VII large subunit, with the protein MAVSTSPGAPLPVGEVSRLIGGWIDRLGAVWVEGQITQLSRRPGAGVVFLTLRDPSYNISVGVTCFREVFDAVADVVGEGARVVVHAKPEWYAPRGQLSLRAAEIRPVGVGELLARLEQLKKSLAAEGLFAPDRKKSLPFLPQLIGLVCGRASAAERDVLENARHRWPAVRFEVRNVPVQGVHAVPQVVQAVKELDALDEVDVIVVARGGGSVEDLLPFSDEQLVRAVAACRTPVVSAIGHEPDTPLLDYVADLRASTPTDAAKKVVPDVGEEAERVRQLRDRARRCVQAHVEREERGLAHALARPCMEDPHRMVDERADHVAALVDRSRRTLRHLLDRADSELAHTRARVVALSPAATLRRGYAVLQRADGHVVRDPAEVTADETLRARVSEGEFTVRVGADDDVSPAEAVDTAGTAEADRRPEADANADTGTGTGTGTGTGTGTGTGTDE; encoded by the coding sequence ATGGCTGTCTCCACGTCCCCCGGCGCTCCGCTGCCCGTCGGCGAGGTCTCCCGGCTCATCGGCGGCTGGATCGACCGGCTCGGCGCGGTGTGGGTCGAGGGGCAGATCACGCAGTTGTCGCGGCGGCCGGGCGCGGGCGTGGTCTTCCTGACGCTGCGCGATCCGTCGTACAACATCTCCGTCGGCGTGACCTGCTTCCGCGAGGTGTTCGACGCGGTCGCCGACGTCGTCGGGGAGGGCGCCCGGGTCGTCGTGCACGCCAAGCCCGAGTGGTACGCCCCGCGCGGGCAGCTGTCGCTGCGGGCCGCCGAGATACGGCCGGTCGGCGTCGGCGAGCTGCTGGCCCGCCTGGAGCAGCTGAAGAAGAGCCTGGCGGCGGAGGGTCTTTTCGCGCCGGACCGCAAGAAGTCGCTGCCCTTCCTGCCGCAGCTGATCGGACTGGTGTGCGGCCGGGCCTCCGCCGCCGAGCGGGACGTCCTGGAGAACGCCCGGCACCGCTGGCCCGCCGTCCGCTTCGAGGTACGCAATGTGCCCGTGCAGGGGGTGCACGCCGTCCCGCAGGTCGTGCAGGCCGTCAAAGAGCTGGACGCGCTCGACGAGGTCGATGTGATCGTCGTGGCGCGCGGCGGCGGCAGCGTGGAGGATCTGCTGCCCTTCTCCGACGAGCAGCTCGTCCGCGCGGTCGCCGCCTGCCGTACGCCGGTCGTCTCCGCGATCGGCCACGAGCCGGACACCCCGCTGCTGGACTACGTCGCCGACCTGCGCGCCTCCACGCCCACCGACGCCGCCAAGAAGGTCGTGCCGGACGTCGGCGAGGAGGCCGAGCGGGTACGGCAGTTGCGCGACCGGGCGCGCAGGTGCGTACAGGCGCATGTCGAGCGCGAGGAGCGCGGGCTCGCGCACGCGCTCGCGCGCCCGTGCATGGAGGATCCGCACCGCATGGTCGACGAGCGGGCGGACCATGTGGCCGCGCTGGTGGACCGGAGCCGGCGCACCCTGCGGCATCTGCTGGACCGCGCCGACTCCGAGCTGGCGCACACCCGCGCGCGCGTGGTGGCCCTCTCCCCCGCCGCCACGCTCCGGCGCGGATACGCCGTGCTCCAGCGCGCCGACGGTCATGTGGTCCGCGATCCCGCCGAGGTGACGGCGGACGAGACGCTGCGCGCGCGGGTCTCCGAGGGAGAGTTCACCGTACGGGTCGGCGCGGACGACGACGTGAGCCCGGCGGAAGCAGTCGACACGGCGGGCACGGCGGAAGCGGACCGGCGGCCGGAAGCGGACGCCAACGCTGACACCGGCACCGGCACCGGCACCGGCACCGGCACCGGCACCGGCACCGGCACCGGCACCGACGAATGA
- a CDS encoding exodeoxyribonuclease VII small subunit, whose product MTGEAAAPADEALGYEQARDELIDVVRRLEAGGTSLEESLALWERGEELAKVCRRWLEGARARLDAALAEEAAQDADAADGGEE is encoded by the coding sequence ATGACGGGCGAGGCGGCGGCACCGGCGGACGAGGCGCTGGGCTACGAGCAGGCACGGGACGAGCTGATCGACGTCGTCCGGCGGCTGGAGGCGGGCGGGACGAGCCTGGAGGAGTCCCTCGCCCTGTGGGAGCGCGGCGAGGAACTGGCCAAGGTCTGCCGCCGCTGGCTGGAGGGCGCCCGCGCCCGGCTGGACGCGGCCCTCGCGGAGGAGGCCGCCCAGGACGCGGACGCGGCGGACGGCGGCGAGGAGTAG
- a CDS encoding class II fumarate hydratase has translation MSEYRIEHDSMGEVRVPADAKWRAQTQRAVENFPVSGQRIERAHIEALARIKGAAAKVNAELGVLDEDVAQAIRSAADEVAEGKWDEHFPVDVFQTGSGTSSNMNTNEVLATLATERLGRDVHPNDHVNASQSSNDVFPSSIHIAATAAVTRDLIPALDHLADALTRKAEEFADVVKSGRTHLMDATPVTLGQEFGGYAAQVRYGVERLRASLPRLAELPLGGTAVGTGINTPPGFSAAVIEEVARTTGLPLTEARDHFEAQGARDGIVETSGQLRTIAVGLTKIANDLRWMSSGPRTGLAEISLPDLQPGSSIMPGKVNPVIPEAVLMVAAQVVGNDATVATAGAAGNFELNVMLPVIAKNVLESVRLLANVSRLLADRTVDGVTAHRERAREYAESSPSVVTPLNKYIGYEEAAKVAKKALAEQKTIRQVALESGYVERGDLTAEQLDEALDVLRMTRP, from the coding sequence ATGAGCGAATACCGTATCGAGCACGACTCCATGGGCGAGGTCAGGGTTCCGGCGGACGCCAAGTGGCGGGCGCAGACGCAGCGGGCCGTGGAGAACTTCCCCGTCTCCGGGCAGCGGATCGAGCGCGCGCACATCGAGGCGCTCGCGCGGATCAAGGGCGCCGCCGCCAAGGTCAACGCGGAACTGGGCGTGCTCGACGAGGACGTCGCGCAGGCGATCAGGTCGGCGGCCGACGAGGTCGCCGAGGGCAAGTGGGACGAGCACTTCCCGGTGGACGTGTTCCAGACGGGTTCCGGCACGTCGTCGAACATGAACACCAACGAGGTGCTGGCCACCCTGGCGACCGAGCGGCTCGGCCGCGACGTGCACCCCAACGACCACGTCAACGCCTCCCAGTCCTCCAACGACGTCTTCCCCTCCTCGATCCACATCGCGGCCACCGCCGCCGTCACCCGGGACCTGATCCCGGCCCTCGACCACCTCGCGGACGCGCTCACGCGCAAGGCCGAGGAGTTCGCGGACGTGGTGAAGTCGGGGCGTACGCACCTGATGGACGCCACGCCCGTCACCCTGGGCCAGGAGTTCGGCGGGTACGCCGCGCAGGTGCGCTACGGCGTGGAGCGGCTGCGGGCCTCGCTGCCCCGGCTGGCCGAGCTGCCGCTGGGCGGCACCGCCGTCGGCACCGGCATCAACACCCCGCCCGGCTTCTCGGCGGCCGTCATCGAGGAGGTGGCCCGCACCACCGGGCTGCCGCTCACCGAGGCCCGCGACCACTTCGAGGCGCAGGGCGCGCGCGACGGGATCGTGGAGACCAGCGGGCAGCTGCGGACCATCGCCGTGGGCCTGACGAAGATCGCCAACGATCTGCGCTGGATGTCCTCCGGGCCGCGCACCGGGCTCGCCGAGATCTCCCTGCCCGACCTCCAGCCCGGCTCCTCGATCATGCCCGGCAAGGTCAACCCGGTCATCCCCGAGGCCGTCCTGATGGTCGCCGCGCAGGTCGTCGGCAACGACGCGACCGTGGCCACCGCGGGCGCCGCCGGCAACTTCGAGCTGAACGTGATGCTGCCGGTCATCGCGAAGAACGTGCTGGAGTCCGTCCGGCTGCTGGCCAACGTCTCCCGGCTGCTGGCCGACCGCACCGTGGACGGTGTCACCGCCCACCGGGAGCGGGCCCGCGAGTACGCCGAGTCCTCCCCGTCGGTGGTCACCCCGCTCAACAAGTACATCGGCTACGAGGAGGCCGCGAAGGTCGCCAAGAAGGCGCTCGCCGAGCAGAAGACGATCCGTCAGGTCGCCCTGGAGAGCGGGTACGTGGAGCGCGGCGACCTCACCGCCGAGCAGCTCGACGAGGCGCTGGACGTGCTGCGCATGACGCGCCCGTGA
- the fomD gene encoding cytidylyl-2-hydroxypropylphosphonate hydrolase yields MADDDAAVSEAGAGGRAARWAPGSQILWRYRENGGTGFHIARPVTVVRDDAGLLAVWLAPGTECVKPVLADGTPVHLEPLESRYTKPRAVQRDRWFGTGVLKLARPGEPWSVWLFWEPGWQFKNWYVNLEEPLARWAGGVDSEDHFLDISVHPDRSWHWRDEDEFAQAQRDGLMDAELAGRVQEAGRAAVAVIRSWGPPFCENWPRWRPDPSWPVPSLPQDWDRTPAHVSS; encoded by the coding sequence ATGGCAGACGACGACGCGGCGGTGAGCGAAGCGGGAGCGGGCGGCCGGGCGGCCCGCTGGGCGCCCGGGAGCCAGATCCTGTGGCGCTACCGGGAGAACGGCGGCACGGGCTTCCACATCGCGCGGCCCGTGACCGTCGTCCGGGACGACGCCGGGCTGCTCGCGGTGTGGCTGGCGCCGGGCACCGAGTGCGTCAAGCCCGTCCTCGCCGACGGCACGCCCGTCCATCTGGAGCCGCTGGAGTCCCGCTACACCAAGCCGCGCGCGGTGCAGCGGGACCGGTGGTTCGGCACCGGTGTGCTGAAGCTGGCCCGGCCCGGTGAGCCCTGGTCGGTGTGGCTGTTCTGGGAGCCGGGCTGGCAGTTCAAGAACTGGTACGTGAACCTGGAGGAGCCCCTGGCCCGCTGGGCGGGCGGCGTCGACTCCGAGGACCACTTTCTGGACATCTCCGTGCACCCGGACCGCAGTTGGCACTGGCGCGACGAGGACGAGTTCGCCCAGGCCCAGCGGGACGGCCTGATGGACGCCGAGCTGGCCGGAAGGGTACAGGAGGCCGGCCGGGCGGCGGTGGCGGTGATCCGTTCCTGGGGCCCGCCGTTCTGCGAGAACTGGCCGCGGTGGCGACCGGATCCGTCCTGGCCGGTACCGTCACTGCCGCAGGACTGGGATCGTACGCCCGCGCATGTGTCCTCATGA
- a CDS encoding fumarate hydratase: protein MPEFAYTDLLPQGEDTTPYRLVTSEGVSTAEGPDGRTFLKVEPDALRKLAEEAVHDIQHYLRPAHLAQLRRIVDDPEASSNDKFVALDLLKNANIAAAGVLPMCQDTGTAIVMGKRGQNVLTEGGDEEALSRGIYDAYTRLNLRYSQMAPLTMWEERNTGSNLPAQIELYATDGGAYKFLFMAKGGGSANKSFLYQETKAVLNESSMMKFLEEKIRSLGTAACPPYHLAIVVGGTSAEFALKTAKYASAHYLDTIPAEGSPLGHGFRDKELEEKVFELTQRIGIGAQFGGKYFCHDVRVVRLPRHGASCPVAIAVSCSADRQAVAKITAEGVFLEQLETDPARFLPDTTDEHLDEAGDVVRIDLNRPMDSILAELTKYPVKTRLSLTGPLVVARDIAHAKIKERLDAGEGMPQYLKDHPVYYAGPAKTPEGYASGSFGPTTAGRMDSYVEQFQAAGGSKVMLAKGNRSKQVTDACDAHGGFYLGSIGGPAARLAQDCIKKVEVLEYEELGMEAVWRIEVEDFPAFVVVDDKGNDFFQDPAPAPTFTSIPVRGPGLA from the coding sequence ATGCCTGAGTTCGCGTACACCGATCTGCTCCCCCAGGGTGAGGACACGACCCCGTACCGGCTGGTGACGTCCGAGGGCGTCTCCACCGCCGAGGGGCCCGACGGGCGTACGTTCCTCAAGGTCGAGCCGGATGCGCTGCGCAAGCTGGCCGAGGAGGCGGTCCACGACATCCAGCACTATCTGCGCCCCGCCCACCTCGCCCAGCTGCGGCGCATCGTCGACGACCCGGAGGCCAGCTCCAACGACAAGTTCGTCGCCCTGGACCTGCTGAAGAACGCCAACATCGCCGCCGCCGGTGTCCTGCCCATGTGCCAGGACACCGGAACCGCGATCGTGATGGGCAAGCGCGGCCAGAACGTGCTGACCGAGGGCGGCGACGAGGAGGCCCTCTCCCGCGGCATCTACGACGCCTACACCAGGCTCAACCTGCGCTACTCGCAGATGGCCCCGCTGACCATGTGGGAGGAGAGGAACACCGGCTCCAACCTCCCCGCGCAGATCGAGCTGTACGCCACCGACGGCGGCGCCTACAAGTTCCTGTTCATGGCCAAGGGCGGCGGCAGCGCCAACAAGTCCTTCCTCTACCAGGAGACGAAGGCCGTCCTGAACGAGTCCTCCATGATGAAGTTCCTGGAGGAGAAGATCCGTTCGCTGGGCACGGCCGCCTGCCCGCCGTACCACCTGGCGATCGTGGTCGGCGGCACCAGCGCCGAGTTCGCGCTGAAGACCGCGAAGTACGCCTCCGCGCACTACCTGGACACGATCCCGGCCGAGGGCTCGCCGCTCGGCCACGGCTTCCGGGACAAGGAGCTGGAGGAGAAGGTCTTCGAGCTGACGCAGAGGATCGGCATCGGCGCGCAGTTCGGCGGCAAGTACTTCTGCCACGACGTGCGCGTGGTGCGCCTGCCCCGGCACGGCGCGTCCTGCCCGGTCGCCATCGCCGTCTCCTGCTCGGCCGACCGCCAGGCCGTCGCCAAGATCACCGCCGAGGGCGTGTTCCTGGAGCAGCTGGAGACCGACCCGGCGCGCTTCCTGCCGGACACCACCGACGAGCACCTGGACGAGGCCGGGGACGTCGTGCGCATCGACCTGAACCGGCCGATGGACTCGATCCTCGCCGAGCTGACCAAGTACCCGGTCAAGACCCGGCTGTCGCTCACCGGCCCGCTGGTGGTGGCCCGCGACATCGCGCACGCGAAGATCAAGGAGCGGCTGGACGCGGGCGAGGGCATGCCGCAGTACCTCAAGGACCATCCGGTGTACTACGCCGGTCCGGCCAAGACCCCCGAGGGGTACGCCTCCGGTTCCTTCGGCCCGACCACGGCCGGCCGGATGGACTCCTACGTCGAGCAGTTCCAGGCGGCCGGCGGCTCCAAGGTGATGCTCGCCAAGGGCAACCGCAGCAAGCAGGTCACCGACGCGTGCGACGCGCACGGCGGCTTCTACCTGGGCTCCATCGGCGGCCCGGCGGCCCGGCTCGCCCAGGACTGCATCAAGAAGGTCGAGGTCCTGGAGTACGAGGAGCTGGGCATGGAGGCCGTCTGGAGGATCGAGGTCGAGGACTTCCCGGCGTTCGTCGTCGTGGACGACAAGGGCAACGACTTCTTCCAGGACCCGGCGCCCGCGCCGACGTTCACCAGCATTCCGGTCCGGGGTCCGGGCCTGGCCTGA
- the glpX gene encoding class II fructose-bisphosphatase: MTEHHHLPSELDVPSEAPDRNLALELVRVTEAAAMAAGRWVGRGDKNGADGAAVRAMRTLVSTVSMNGVVVIGEGEKDEAPMLFNGERVGDGTGPEVDIAVDPIDGTTLTAKGMHNAIAVLAATERGAMFDPSAVFYMDKLVTGPEAADFVDIDAPVSVNIKRVAKAKRATPEDVTVVVLDRPRHEGIIREIRETGARIKLISDGDVAGSILALRDGTGIDLLLGVGGTPEGIISACAVKCLGGTIQGKLWPKDDDERQRALDAGHDLDRVLTTEDLVTGENVFFVATGITDGELLRGVRYRSETATTDSIVMRSKSGTVRRIDSEHRLSKLRAYSAIDFDRAK; this comes from the coding sequence ATGACCGAACATCATCACTTGCCGTCCGAGCTCGACGTTCCCTCCGAAGCTCCCGACCGCAACCTCGCCCTCGAACTGGTCCGGGTGACCGAGGCCGCCGCGATGGCCGCGGGCCGCTGGGTCGGGCGCGGTGACAAGAACGGCGCCGACGGCGCGGCCGTCCGCGCCATGCGCACCCTCGTCTCCACCGTCTCGATGAACGGCGTCGTCGTCATCGGCGAGGGGGAGAAGGACGAGGCCCCGATGCTCTTCAACGGGGAGCGCGTGGGCGACGGGACCGGCCCGGAGGTCGACATCGCCGTCGACCCGATCGACGGCACCACGCTGACCGCCAAGGGCATGCACAACGCGATCGCGGTCCTGGCCGCCACCGAGCGCGGCGCCATGTTCGACCCGTCCGCCGTGTTCTACATGGACAAGCTGGTCACCGGCCCGGAGGCGGCCGACTTCGTCGACATCGACGCGCCGGTGTCGGTGAACATCAAGCGGGTCGCCAAGGCCAAGCGGGCGACGCCCGAGGACGTCACCGTGGTCGTCCTGGACCGGCCGCGGCACGAGGGCATCATCCGGGAGATCCGGGAGACCGGGGCCCGGATCAAGCTGATCTCCGACGGTGACGTCGCCGGTTCGATCCTGGCGCTGCGCGACGGCACCGGCATCGACCTGCTGCTCGGCGTCGGCGGCACGCCCGAGGGCATCATCTCGGCGTGCGCCGTGAAGTGCCTGGGCGGCACCATCCAGGGCAAGCTGTGGCCCAAGGACGACGACGAGCGGCAGCGGGCGCTGGACGCCGGGCACGACCTCGACCGGGTGCTGACCACCGAGGACCTGGTCACCGGCGAGAACGTCTTCTTCGTCGCCACCGGCATCACCGACGGCGAGCTGCTGCGCGGGGTGCGCTACCGCTCGGAGACGGCGACGACCGACTCGATCGTGATGCGCTCCAAGTCGGGCACGGTCCGCCGGATCGACTCCGAGCACCGGCTGAGCAAGCTGCGCGCGTACAGCGCGATCGACTTCGACCGCGCGAAGTAG